A genomic segment from Halomicroarcula saliterrae encodes:
- a CDS encoding AI-2E family transporter gives MTAAEGERSTAFLQFLLLVVGALSLLIVAPFLQALLSAGLVAYLVAPVNDRLGRRLGSTSGTVVTILLTVVVVVVPLVVLVSLAAEQALSVARTAQLPDAATVGARLQRWLGPAVDRSMLTGPLSSALRTGLRGLFGSFAGVVGGISAVAVGAVVFVFTLFYLLRDGDRFVNWLRRAAPLDAATADRLVRRTDELLWAAVVGNVAVAGVQAVLTVAGFVAVGFDNIAFWAVATFALSLLPIIGASIVWLPAVAYLLVVGDLPAAVGLFVYGTVIISGSDNVVRPLAMQRGADLNSGVLVVGIFGGLAVFGFVGLFVGPVVLGLGKALVAELVTQRERRGQ, from the coding sequence ATGACCGCCGCGGAGGGGGAGCGTTCGACCGCCTTCCTCCAGTTCCTCCTCCTCGTGGTCGGGGCGCTCTCGCTGCTCATCGTCGCTCCGTTTCTCCAGGCGCTTCTCTCGGCCGGGCTGGTGGCCTATCTCGTCGCACCGGTGAACGACCGGCTCGGTCGTCGGCTGGGGTCGACGTCCGGGACCGTCGTGACGATACTCCTCACGGTTGTCGTCGTGGTCGTCCCGCTGGTCGTCCTCGTCAGCCTGGCCGCGGAGCAGGCCCTCTCGGTCGCGCGGACGGCCCAGCTCCCCGACGCCGCGACCGTGGGCGCCCGACTCCAGCGATGGCTCGGCCCGGCGGTGGACCGGTCGATGCTCACCGGCCCGCTCTCCAGTGCGCTCCGGACGGGCCTGCGCGGGCTGTTCGGGAGTTTCGCCGGGGTGGTCGGCGGTATCTCGGCGGTCGCCGTCGGCGCCGTCGTCTTCGTGTTTACCCTGTTTTACCTCCTTCGGGACGGCGACCGGTTCGTGAACTGGCTCCGGCGGGCCGCACCGCTCGACGCGGCGACGGCGGACAGACTGGTCCGCCGGACCGACGAGCTCCTGTGGGCGGCCGTGGTCGGCAACGTCGCCGTCGCCGGGGTGCAGGCGGTGCTGACGGTGGCCGGCTTCGTCGCCGTCGGCTTCGACAACATCGCGTTCTGGGCCGTGGCCACGTTCGCCCTCTCCTTGCTCCCGATAATCGGCGCCTCTATCGTCTGGCTTCCGGCCGTGGCGTATCTCCTCGTCGTGGGCGACCTGCCGGCGGCCGTCGGGCTCTTCGTGTACGGCACAGTCATCATCAGCGGGTCGGACAACGTCGTCCGACCGCTCGCGATGCAGCGGGGAGCCGACCTCAACTCCGGCGTGCTCGTCGTGGGCATCTTCGGCGGCCTGGCCGTCTTCGGGTTCGTCGGGCTCTTCGTCGGGCCCGTGGTCCTGGGACTGGGAAAGGCGCTCGTGGCGGAACTGGTCACGCAGCGCGAGCGGCGGGGGCAGTAA
- a CDS encoding hydantoinase/oxoprolinase family protein: protein MDDSVRVGVDVGGTFTDVVLVGPDGLTTAKVPSTTPQHEGVVEGVRVACETAGVDPAGVSRFRHAMTVATNALLETEGAQTALVTTAGFGDVLAIGRQDRPELYDQSVARPAPLVPDERRYELDERATPEGVERPVDPEAVRELAADIDAEAVAVSLLHAYAHPGNERRVAAVLREELDAPVSASHEVLGAFREYERTATTVADAFVTPVLDRYLGQLATEARALGLPEPRVMQSNGGIAAIDTVRNNAVTTALSGPAAGVVGASAFQPDDAAGLVTFDMGGTSSDVSLVREGGVQRTTDADVGDRPVRVPMVDVETVGAGGGSIAWVDAGGALRVGPQSAGAEPGPACYGRGGSEPTVTDAALALGYLGPETTLGGAVELDADAAREALGALAVEADLDGPLAAARGVYRVANATMTRTIRSVTAERGHDPRDFAICAFGGAGPMHAAALADRLGVETVVVPRASGVLSALGLLAADERHDAVRTYRTRLDEADPEAVRGVLDDLESRVLDETARPDAATVAFEADCRYAGQSHELGVTVGGFDRDALAARFHAAHERAHGYRLDAAIELVTLRATATVAHEMPPIAHHRRAETDRQHRDVSFDGEFRETPVLSWGSLASGATRDGPAIVAGGESTVVVPPEWSLAVDERGTLRLEAQQ from the coding sequence ATGGACGATTCGGTTCGCGTGGGCGTCGACGTCGGGGGCACCTTCACTGACGTCGTGCTGGTCGGTCCCGACGGCCTGACGACGGCGAAAGTCCCCTCGACGACGCCACAACACGAGGGCGTCGTCGAGGGTGTTCGGGTGGCCTGTGAGACTGCCGGCGTCGACCCGGCCGGAGTTTCCCGGTTCAGACACGCCATGACCGTCGCGACGAACGCGCTGCTGGAGACCGAGGGGGCCCAGACGGCGCTGGTGACGACCGCCGGCTTCGGGGACGTGCTCGCTATCGGCCGGCAGGACAGACCCGAACTGTACGACCAGTCGGTCGCCCGACCGGCCCCGCTGGTGCCCGACGAGCGGCGCTACGAACTCGACGAGCGAGCCACGCCCGAGGGTGTCGAACGGCCCGTCGACCCCGAGGCGGTCCGGGAGCTGGCCGCCGATATCGACGCCGAGGCGGTCGCGGTGTCGCTGTTGCACGCCTACGCCCACCCCGGGAACGAGCGCCGCGTCGCTGCGGTTCTGCGCGAGGAACTCGACGCCCCGGTGTCGGCCAGTCACGAGGTGCTGGGCGCCTTCCGCGAGTACGAGCGCACCGCGACGACGGTGGCCGACGCCTTCGTGACGCCGGTGCTCGACCGCTATCTCGGACAGCTAGCGACCGAAGCGCGGGCACTCGGGCTGCCCGAACCGCGCGTGATGCAGTCCAACGGCGGCATCGCCGCTATCGACACGGTCCGGAACAACGCCGTGACGACGGCGCTGTCGGGTCCCGCGGCGGGCGTCGTCGGCGCCAGCGCGTTCCAGCCCGACGACGCCGCGGGGCTCGTCACCTTCGACATGGGCGGGACCTCCAGCGACGTGTCGCTCGTCCGCGAGGGCGGCGTCCAGCGGACCACCGACGCCGACGTGGGCGATCGGCCGGTCCGCGTGCCGATGGTCGACGTGGAGACGGTCGGCGCGGGCGGGGGCTCTATCGCGTGGGTCGACGCCGGCGGCGCGCTCAGAGTCGGCCCGCAGTCGGCCGGGGCGGAGCCGGGCCCGGCCTGTTACGGCCGCGGCGGGAGCGAGCCGACGGTGACCGACGCCGCGCTCGCGCTGGGGTATCTCGGCCCCGAGACGACGCTCGGCGGCGCCGTCGAACTGGACGCCGACGCCGCCCGTGAGGCCCTCGGCGCCCTCGCTGTCGAGGCCGACCTCGACGGCCCGCTCGCGGCCGCCCGCGGCGTCTACCGGGTCGCCAACGCGACGATGACGCGGACCATCCGCTCGGTCACCGCCGAGCGAGGCCACGACCCCCGCGACTTTGCCATCTGTGCTTTCGGCGGCGCCGGACCGATGCACGCCGCCGCGCTGGCCGACCGGCTCGGGGTCGAAACCGTCGTCGTCCCGCGAGCGAGCGGCGTCCTCTCGGCCCTGGGGCTGCTGGCCGCGGACGAGCGCCACGACGCCGTCCGCACGTACCGGACGCGTCTCGACGAGGCCGACCCGGAGGCAGTCCGGGGCGTGCTCGACGATCTGGAGTCGAGAGTGCTCGACGAAACGGCCCGGCCGGACGCGGCCACCGTCGCCTTCGAGGCGGACTGCCGGTACGCCGGCCAGAGTCACGAACTCGGCGTCACCGTCGGGGGATTCGACCGCGACGCCCTCGCGGCCCGCTTCCACGCCGCACACGAGCGGGCCCACGGCTACCGGCTGGACGCCGCGATCGAACTCGTCACGCTCCGGGCGACGGCGACCGTGGCCCACGAGATGCCGCCGATAGCTCACCACAGACGGGCCGAGACCGACCGACAGCACCGTGACGTTTCCTTCGACGGCGAGTTCAGGGAGACGCCGGTGCTGTCCTGGGGTTCGCTGGCATCGGGTGCGACCAGAGACGGCCCGGCTATCGTCGCCGGCGGGGAGAGCACTGTCGTCGTGCCGCCGGAGTGGTCGCTGGCGGTGGACGAACGGGGGACGCTTCGACTGGAGGCCCAGCAATGA
- a CDS encoding sulfatase-like hydrolase/transferase → MPADVTNVVLVTIDSLRRDALGGDDSVSPVLDELAAEGVTFESAMAQGNWTPFSFPSVHGSRPVFDEGPDIGVASTPTLAEQLSEAGLRTGGFNAANGFLTDHWGYDRGFDEFDPFVEGSGFLAAHPTIQAWVQLGTSPFRRAASVLGGGDDERPFADVSRMGELEDHATEFLETADDGFFLWVHYMDTHTPYVPAPRHLREVSDTHFGLFRMLGSHFRTGMGWDVDERTLGTLRTLYDGTVRQVDESVGRLCDTLDSEGVADETAIVVAGDHGEEFLDHGHLSHYPKLYRELIDVPLFLTHPDGESGTVHQPVGLDTIPPTVCDLLGVEPADAWEGQSVAPALDGEAIEDRGPVVSVAVRGDSVTTQPIPRHREDGELLVSARDARWTYIEHTDTGHRELYDRRTDPEERRDLCADGTDDAAPPPVLDRLSAAVADHVERLDTASEGAEERQTGGESDEITARLKALGYK, encoded by the coding sequence ATGCCGGCCGACGTGACAAACGTCGTCCTCGTCACCATCGATTCGCTGCGACGGGACGCGCTGGGCGGCGACGACAGCGTCTCGCCGGTGCTCGACGAGCTGGCCGCCGAGGGCGTCACCTTCGAGTCGGCGATGGCCCAGGGCAACTGGACGCCCTTCTCCTTTCCGAGCGTCCACGGTTCCCGCCCGGTGTTCGACGAGGGCCCCGACATCGGGGTCGCCTCGACGCCGACGCTCGCCGAACAGCTCTCCGAGGCGGGGCTGCGGACGGGTGGATTCAACGCCGCCAACGGCTTCCTGACCGACCACTGGGGGTACGACCGCGGCTTCGACGAGTTCGACCCGTTCGTCGAGGGCAGCGGCTTCCTCGCGGCCCACCCGACAATTCAGGCGTGGGTCCAGCTCGGCACGTCGCCGTTCCGCCGGGCCGCCAGCGTGCTGGGCGGGGGCGACGACGAACGGCCCTTCGCCGACGTCTCGCGGATGGGCGAACTGGAGGACCACGCGACCGAGTTCCTGGAGACGGCCGACGACGGATTCTTCCTGTGGGTCCACTACATGGACACCCACACCCCCTACGTTCCGGCGCCCCGGCACCTCCGTGAGGTCTCGGACACCCACTTCGGCCTGTTCCGGATGCTGGGCTCGCACTTCCGGACGGGGATGGGGTGGGACGTCGACGAGCGCACGCTGGGGACGCTCCGGACGCTGTACGACGGCACCGTTAGACAGGTCGACGAGAGCGTCGGCCGGCTGTGTGACACGCTCGACTCCGAGGGCGTCGCCGACGAGACGGCCATCGTCGTCGCCGGCGACCACGGCGAGGAGTTTCTGGACCACGGCCACCTCTCACACTACCCCAAGCTCTACCGCGAACTCATCGACGTCCCCCTCTTTCTCACCCACCCCGACGGCGAGTCGGGGACGGTCCACCAGCCCGTCGGGCTCGACACAATCCCGCCGACGGTGTGTGACCTGCTCGGGGTCGAGCCCGCCGACGCGTGGGAGGGCCAGAGCGTGGCTCCGGCCCTCGACGGCGAGGCGATCGAAGACCGCGGGCCCGTGGTCTCCGTCGCGGTGCGTGGCGACAGCGTGACGACCCAGCCGATTCCCCGCCACCGCGAGGACGGCGAGTTGCTCGTCAGCGCCCGCGACGCCCGCTGGACGTACATCGAACACACCGACACCGGCCACCGCGAACTGTACGACCGGCGGACCGACCCGGAGGAACGGCGCGATCTCTGTGCGGACGGCACCGACGACGCGGCGCCACCGCCCGTCCTCGACCGGCTGTCGGCGGCCGTCGCGGACCACGTCGAGCGCCTCGATACGGCCTCGGAGGGCGCCGAAGAGCGCCAGACGGGCGGCGAATCTGACGAGATAACGGCACGTTTAAAAGCCCTCGGCTACAAATAG
- a CDS encoding PAS domain-containing protein, whose product MSTRETLRELLTCAESAFPSAARSFLAAHELAPDRVDRVDDDLDALLEAFSAADAASLSAHERDLCRRVWVLDRAPLGITVAGPVYQDNPIVYANRTFRELSGYPLSAVRGENLRLLQGPDTEPGPVDALREALEIWEPVTVELWNYRADGRRFRNRVSLVPLRDDDGMLSNWAGLQERVDG is encoded by the coding sequence ATGTCCACCAGAGAGACGCTCCGGGAACTGCTGACGTGCGCGGAGTCGGCGTTCCCGTCGGCCGCCCGGTCGTTTCTCGCGGCCCACGAACTGGCCCCCGACCGGGTCGACCGGGTCGACGACGACCTCGACGCACTGCTCGAAGCGTTCTCGGCGGCCGACGCGGCTTCCCTGTCGGCCCACGAACGCGACCTCTGTCGCCGGGTCTGGGTGCTCGACAGGGCGCCCCTCGGTATCACTGTCGCCGGCCCGGTGTATCAGGACAACCCCATCGTCTACGCGAACCGTACCTTCCGCGAGCTGTCGGGCTACCCGCTGTCGGCGGTCCGCGGCGAGAACCTCCGACTGCTTCAGGGGCCCGACACCGAGCCCGGCCCCGTCGACGCCCTGCGGGAAGCGCTGGAAATCTGGGAGCCCGTGACCGTCGAGCTGTGGAACTACCGCGCCGACGGCCGGCGCTTCCGGAACCGCGTCTCGCTCGTGCCGCTCCGGGACGACGACGGGATGCTCTCGAACTGGGCGGGGCTGCAGGAACGCGTCGACGGCTGA
- a CDS encoding GtrA family protein: MSFAVATSPRRERLVRFFLVGLTAASVQLALLWLFVDLGGVNYLVGAFVAIEITILFQYVLNNAWTFHRSRHTSMRGYLVGLGKTNIVRGTAIPLQLGILYVLVTLGTAESLLDNVAVIDSSAEVLVGNAVAIGVTGLYRYALDSAWTWN; this comes from the coding sequence ATGTCGTTCGCCGTCGCCACGTCGCCGCGACGAGAACGTCTCGTTCGGTTTTTCCTCGTCGGGTTGACGGCGGCAAGCGTCCAGCTGGCGCTGCTGTGGCTGTTCGTCGACCTCGGCGGTGTCAACTATCTCGTCGGCGCGTTCGTCGCCATCGAGATCACGATACTGTTCCAGTACGTGCTCAACAACGCCTGGACGTTCCACCGCTCGCGTCACACCTCGATGCGCGGGTACCTGGTCGGGCTGGGCAAGACGAACATCGTCCGGGGGACGGCTATCCCGCTGCAGCTGGGCATCCTCTACGTCCTCGTGACGCTCGGGACCGCCGAGTCGCTCCTCGACAACGTCGCGGTCATCGACAGCAGCGCCGAGGTTCTCGTCGGTAACGCCGTCGCTATCGGCGTGACGGGGCTGTACCGGTACGCGCTCGACTCGGCCTGGACCTGGAACTAG
- a CDS encoding diacylglycerol/lipid kinase family protein: MQVGSRRAILNPASGDGDHADSVERLLSARGFAVSRTEGPGDARELGRAAGEARASEVAVAGGDGTVNEVLRGLAGADHLDAVTLSVVPVGTANLLAGTVGVTDRRQGIEVADTGAVRTIDVGFAGDEPFLVSCIAGLPADASLAASGELKARFGTLAFLLTGAQEAIEFDGLDITVEAMGEDGPFTWSGSATCLLVGNARKFVNRGGQADMEDGLLDVAIVERMPTGNLVAEAIGHRLLAADTDGVTHVRATELSVDGHGEPVTFSRDGEFAEHERLDIAVRERTLDLRVGPSYEPDPEY, from the coding sequence ATGCAAGTGGGCTCGCGCCGGGCGATTCTCAACCCCGCGAGCGGCGACGGGGACCACGCCGACTCCGTCGAGCGACTGCTCTCCGCTCGGGGCTTTGCCGTCTCCCGTACCGAGGGGCCCGGCGACGCGCGGGAACTCGGCCGGGCGGCCGGCGAGGCGCGGGCCTCCGAGGTCGCCGTCGCGGGCGGTGACGGCACGGTAAACGAGGTCCTCCGGGGGCTGGCCGGCGCCGACCACCTCGACGCGGTGACGCTCTCCGTGGTGCCGGTCGGGACCGCGAACCTGCTGGCGGGCACCGTCGGCGTCACCGACCGACGGCAGGGTATCGAGGTGGCAGACACCGGTGCGGTGCGGACGATAGACGTGGGCTTTGCCGGCGACGAACCGTTCCTCGTCTCCTGTATCGCCGGCCTCCCCGCGGACGCCAGTCTCGCCGCCTCCGGCGAGCTGAAAGCCCGTTTTGGGACGCTCGCGTTCCTCCTGACCGGCGCACAGGAGGCCATCGAGTTCGACGGGCTGGACATCACCGTCGAGGCCATGGGCGAGGACGGACCGTTCACCTGGTCCGGCTCGGCCACGTGTCTGCTGGTCGGTAACGCTCGGAAGTTCGTCAACCGGGGCGGCCAGGCGGACATGGAAGACGGGTTGCTCGACGTCGCCATCGTCGAGCGGATGCCGACCGGGAACCTCGTCGCCGAGGCCATCGGGCACCGACTACTGGCGGCCGACACCGACGGAGTCACGCACGTCCGCGCGACGGAGCTCTCCGTCGACGGCCACGGCGAGCCGGTGACGTTCAGCCGCGACGGGGAGTTCGCCGAGCACGAACGGCTGGACATCGCCGTCAGGGAGCGGACGCTCGACCTCCGCGTCGGGCCGAGCTACGAACCCGACCCGGAGTACTGA